The following coding sequences are from one uncultured Desulfobacter sp. window:
- a CDS encoding IS1634 family transposase, giving the protein MYIRRTTIKSRKDGTQYYTYRLVESERTVKGVRQHTLLNLGSAFSLPREQWSELASRIQEIISGQEPLFEAPQEVEELAQNYAAQLIQAKKKTSEPTEPDYCQVDIDSMEVIRPRSISCEHVALEAFNALGLGEHLKKLGFNGPQLAAATGSIIGRMCRPASERATLHWLQDISGLGELIEYDFGKMNLYKMYSASDQLLKNKDAIERHLYLQEKKLFGFQETITLYDLTNTYFEGQSKRNKLGKRGHSKEKRSDCPLVTLALVLDSSGFPKCSKVFEGNISEAGTLANIISTMDAGRKSHDMFDASKATIVMDAGIASEENIKWINEKEYPYIVVSRRRHREFAEDESVVVKQDKNGTVKVQKVIDPESNEVQLFCHSEKREAKERAIQDRFTSGFEEALTYLASGLHIPRRMKKYHKVLEKIGRLKQRYSRVSGQYQINVVKDEQTDNATKLTWQRQTDQDTRNDLPGVYCLRTSHKDLDEKTLWQTYTMLTDLEAVFRSLKSELGIRPVFHQVTERVTGHLFISVLAYHLVHSVRYRLKQSQINSSWSQLRNQLEGQNRVTVSMQCKDDQTVHIRKSTRPEPRQQEIYKALEISLYPGPMIKNIFKQK; this is encoded by the coding sequence ATGTATATACGAAGGACGACTATCAAAAGCCGGAAAGACGGCACACAATATTATACCTATAGGCTGGTTGAGTCTGAACGTACCGTCAAAGGGGTACGCCAGCATACCCTGCTTAATCTGGGTTCGGCCTTCTCATTGCCAAGAGAACAGTGGTCTGAACTGGCCTCACGGATTCAAGAAATAATAAGCGGTCAAGAGCCACTATTTGAGGCGCCTCAAGAAGTTGAGGAACTGGCGCAAAACTATGCTGCTCAACTTATACAGGCTAAGAAGAAAACTTCTGAGCCGACAGAGCCTGATTATTGCCAGGTGGATATTGACAGCATGGAAGTAATCCGGCCTCGTAGCATCAGCTGTGAGCATGTGGCATTAGAAGCGTTTAACGCCCTGGGCTTGGGAGAGCATCTAAAAAAGCTTGGGTTCAATGGCCCACAGTTAGCTGCGGCTACCGGTAGCATTATTGGCCGTATGTGCCGACCGGCCAGTGAACGGGCAACGCTTCATTGGCTTCAGGATATTTCAGGGTTGGGCGAGTTAATAGAGTATGATTTCGGCAAGATGAATTTATACAAAATGTATTCAGCATCTGATCAACTTCTAAAAAATAAGGATGCAATAGAGAGGCATCTATATTTACAGGAGAAGAAGCTATTTGGGTTCCAGGAGACCATCACGCTGTATGATTTGACCAATACCTATTTCGAAGGTCAAAGTAAGCGTAACAAGCTTGGAAAGCGTGGTCATTCCAAAGAAAAGCGATCAGATTGCCCGCTGGTAACCTTAGCCCTGGTGTTGGACAGCAGTGGTTTCCCAAAATGCAGCAAAGTATTTGAGGGCAATATCAGTGAAGCCGGTACGCTGGCTAACATAATCAGTACTATGGACGCCGGACGAAAATCACATGACATGTTTGATGCTTCCAAAGCCACAATTGTTATGGATGCAGGGATTGCATCCGAAGAGAATATCAAGTGGATTAATGAAAAGGAATATCCATATATCGTTGTCAGCCGACGACGGCACAGGGAATTTGCCGAGGACGAGTCGGTAGTGGTCAAACAGGATAAAAACGGTACCGTAAAGGTGCAAAAGGTGATTGATCCTGAAAGCAATGAGGTGCAGTTGTTCTGCCACTCTGAAAAGCGTGAAGCAAAAGAGCGGGCCATCCAGGACCGTTTTACATCAGGCTTTGAGGAGGCACTCACGTATTTGGCCTCAGGTCTTCATATCCCACGACGCATGAAAAAATACCATAAGGTGTTGGAAAAAATCGGACGCCTTAAGCAACGGTATTCAAGGGTCTCCGGTCAATACCAAATCAATGTCGTCAAAGATGAGCAAACCGACAACGCTACTAAACTAACCTGGCAACGCCAAACCGACCAGGATACCCGCAATGATCTGCCGGGCGTATATTGTTTGAGAACATCTCATAAAGATTTGGACGAGAAAACGCTGTGGCAGACGTACACAATGTTGACTGACCTGGAAGCCGTATTTCGTTCATTGAAATCGGAATTGGGCATTCGGCCGGTATTCCATCAGGTGACCGAACGTGTCACCGGGCATCTTTTTATAAGTGTTCTGGCGTACCATTTGGTTCACAGCGTTCGATATCGACTGAAACAATCACAGATTAACAGTAGTTGGTCTCAATTGAGAAATCAGCTCGAAGGCCAAAACCGGGTGACAGTTTCAATGCAATGCAAGGATGATCAAACCGTTCATATCAGAAAAAGCACACGGCCAGAACCCAGACAACAAGAAATTTATAAAGCTTTGGAGATAAGTCTATATCCAGGACCGATGATTAAAAATATTTTTAAACAAAAGTAG
- a CDS encoding recombinase family protein: MTIYVIGETILLKEHHMGRLIGYARISTGDQNLQSQIDELESSNCVHVFSDIVSGAKSERPGLNECLTTLREGDTLVVWRLDRLGRSMSHLVSIIYDLKSKGIGFKSLHDGVIDTTSASGELVFNIFAALAQFERELIRERTRSGLSAARSRGIVGGRKPLPPDDPKVLSAKKLHADKNMKINDICKTLNISRATLYRYISMPDIGENNGSKKNSQRPINRTT, translated from the coding sequence TTGACAATTTATGTAATTGGTGAAACTATCCTGCTGAAGGAGCACCATATGGGACGATTAATAGGCTATGCTAGAATAAGTACCGGAGACCAGAACTTACAATCTCAAATTGATGAATTGGAATCCTCTAATTGTGTCCACGTTTTTTCTGATATTGTCAGTGGTGCAAAAAGTGAACGACCTGGATTAAATGAATGTTTAACCACCCTCAGAGAGGGAGATACACTGGTTGTCTGGCGATTGGATAGGTTGGGCAGATCCATGTCTCATTTGGTATCCATTATATATGATCTGAAATCCAAGGGCATTGGATTTAAATCGTTGCATGATGGGGTGATTGACACCACATCGGCGTCTGGAGAGCTCGTTTTTAATATTTTTGCGGCTCTTGCACAGTTTGAAAGAGAATTGATCCGGGAAAGAACACGTTCCGGATTGTCTGCCGCGAGATCCCGTGGAATTGTTGGGGGCAGAAAACCCCTTCCACCGGATGATCCGAAAGTTTTATCGGCCAAAAAATTACATGCCGATAAAAATATGAAGATCAATGATATCTGCAAAACCTTAAATATATCCAGAGCTACATTGTACCGTTATATCTCAATGCCGGATATTGGAGAAAACAATGGCTCGAAAAAAAATTCCCAAAGACCGATTAATCGAACTACATAA
- a CDS encoding IS481 family transposase — MPKDRLIELHNRFNLLPVRHEERKRLVMEFAEIYGVSTNTVYRSLRELFKPKSLKRSDTGKPRQIDGRKMEMYCQTITAIKIRSMNKKGRHLSTQEAIRILEHGVNTPKGLVQAPNGLLAKSTVNYYLKRWGYNIASLSVEPVAVRFQANHSNECWQFDMSPSDMKKLAQWPDWIDQKNSRPVLMLYSVVDDRSGVAYQEYNAVYGEDAESALRFLFRAMSQKNIDGFPFQGIPEMIYMDNGPVAKSSVFKRVMYYLGIQIRCHLPKGKDGRRTTARAKGKVERPFRTTKEVHETLYHFHKPKDLEEANAWLQNHILRYNEKQHRKESHSRIDDWINKIPASGIRQMCPWDRFCTFAREPEKRKVGPDALIKISGVTYKVDHELADHVVVLWWGLFDDELFIEHNEKRFGPYKPSSGVIPLHKFRAHKKTKTEKRIDDVELLAQQISISSDILAKDSRSLESLLKKLPDDTIIQKFKDPDPFHEQTYPSPIAAKSAISKLIGKPLSKLSSDQMAIIDQQILKSLDKKQIKKMIDQYLIKKPNLRIVGGRTANDT; from the coding sequence ATTCCCAAAGACCGATTAATCGAACTACATAACAGGTTTAATCTCCTTCCTGTTCGCCATGAAGAAAGGAAACGCCTGGTGATGGAGTTTGCTGAAATATATGGCGTTTCCACCAATACAGTTTACCGGTCTTTACGAGAATTATTCAAGCCCAAAAGCCTGAAAAGATCAGACACCGGCAAACCCAGACAGATTGATGGGCGGAAAATGGAAATGTATTGTCAAACCATTACCGCTATCAAAATACGGTCAATGAATAAAAAAGGACGGCATTTATCCACCCAAGAAGCTATTAGAATTCTTGAACACGGCGTCAATACGCCAAAGGGATTGGTTCAGGCACCAAATGGCCTTCTGGCCAAAAGCACCGTCAATTATTATTTGAAGCGTTGGGGGTATAATATTGCTTCCTTGTCTGTTGAGCCGGTAGCCGTCAGATTTCAGGCGAATCATTCCAACGAATGCTGGCAGTTTGATATGTCCCCTTCAGATATGAAAAAGCTTGCCCAATGGCCGGATTGGATTGATCAAAAAAATTCCCGGCCAGTGCTCATGCTATACAGTGTAGTGGATGATCGTAGTGGCGTCGCATACCAGGAATACAATGCCGTATATGGTGAGGATGCTGAATCAGCACTGCGCTTTTTATTCCGAGCGATGAGCCAAAAAAACATTGACGGGTTCCCGTTTCAGGGTATTCCGGAGATGATCTATATGGACAACGGACCGGTTGCGAAAAGCAGTGTATTTAAGCGGGTCATGTATTATTTGGGAATACAAATTCGTTGCCATCTGCCAAAGGGAAAAGACGGCAGAAGAACCACTGCCAGAGCAAAAGGAAAAGTTGAAAGACCTTTCAGAACCACAAAAGAAGTTCATGAAACGCTTTACCATTTTCATAAGCCCAAAGACCTGGAAGAGGCAAATGCCTGGCTACAAAACCACATTCTAAGGTACAACGAAAAGCAACACCGGAAAGAATCCCACTCCAGGATCGACGATTGGATAAATAAAATCCCCGCTTCCGGTATTCGACAGATGTGTCCCTGGGACCGTTTCTGCACGTTTGCAAGAGAGCCAGAGAAAAGAAAGGTCGGGCCAGACGCCTTGATAAAAATTAGCGGGGTGACTTATAAAGTCGATCATGAATTAGCAGATCATGTTGTGGTTCTTTGGTGGGGTTTATTTGATGACGAACTTTTCATTGAGCACAATGAAAAGAGATTTGGACCATACAAGCCGAGTAGCGGCGTTATTCCACTGCATAAGTTCAGAGCTCACAAAAAAACTAAGACTGAAAAACGCATTGATGATGTTGAACTCCTTGCTCAGCAAATTTCAATTTCCTCTGATATTCTGGCCAAAGACAGTAGGTCGTTGGAATCACTGTTAAAAAAGTTGCCGGATGACACTATCATTCAAAAATTTAAAGATCCTGATCCATTTCACGAGCAAACTTATCCAAGCCCTATTGCCGCAAAAAGTGCCATATCAAAACTCATTGGCAAACCCCTTTCAAAACTGTCATCTGATCAGATGGCGATAATAGATCAGCAGATTTTAAAATCCTTGGATAAGAAACAGATAAAGAAAATGATTGATCAATATTTGATTAAAAAACCGAATTTAAGGATTGTCGGGGGGAGAACGGCGAATGATACATGA
- the tnpB gene encoding IS66 family insertion sequence element accessory protein TnpB (TnpB, as the term is used for proteins encoded by IS66 family insertion elements, is considered an accessory protein, since TnpC, encoded by a neighboring gene, is a DDE family transposase.) translates to MIQITPQMRIMLAVTPADFRKGIDGLAAVCRRVLKQNPFSGYVFVFRNKPGTALKILIYDGQGFWLCQKRLSKGRFKWWPKKGGDEIHPLAAHELQMLIWNGNPQKNNVLLWKKI, encoded by the coding sequence ATGATCCAAATCACACCGCAAATGCGGATAATGCTGGCGGTAACTCCTGCTGATTTTCGAAAGGGGATCGACGGCCTGGCAGCTGTTTGTCGCAGGGTGTTAAAACAAAATCCTTTTTCCGGATATGTTTTTGTTTTCAGAAACAAACCGGGGACTGCCCTGAAGATACTAATATATGATGGCCAGGGCTTCTGGCTTTGTCAAAAAAGATTGAGCAAGGGGCGTTTTAAATGGTGGCCTAAAAAGGGAGGAGATGAAATTCACCCATTGGCTGCACATGAATTACAGATGTTGATATGGAACGGAAATCCTCAAAAAAATAATGTACTTTTGTGGAAAAAAATCTAG
- a CDS encoding IS66 family transposase produces MDIKQDELDALLERVRSNELQDGDYELIKALVETVAYLNTLSNEKAASIKRLLKMVFGDKTEKKKTSNPQNRPKRKKKKKGHGKNGANAYKGAKKIKICHQSLKSGNDCPACEKGKLYGEKPPAKIVRITGGAPFQATVYELQRLRCNLCGQIFTAQAPDNVGKEKYDAKSGAMLALLKYGSGVPLYRLGKLQASLGMPLPPSTQWEIIESVADKIHPVYTELVRQAAQGKVLYNDDTTMKILSLIKETDKAAKRKGMFTSGILSECDVGKIALFFTGHNHAGENLSRVLKERGSREDRPIQMCDALSRNLPKGFESILCNCLVHGRRNFVDVMDDFPEECDHVIDTVAKIYEHDHKVREQGLDDAQRLQYHQTHSGPLMRALKVWLEDKFENKEVEPNSSLGKAISYMLNHWQELTRFLEIPGAPLDNNLCEQLLKKSILHRKNSLFYKTEHGAYIGDLFMSLIHTCNLQNINPFEYLTALQKHSSEIFQNPSDWLPWSFENTIAKKSGETADNL; encoded by the coding sequence ATGGACATAAAGCAGGACGAACTTGACGCGCTCCTTGAGCGGGTAAGATCAAATGAACTGCAGGACGGCGATTATGAGTTGATCAAAGCATTGGTTGAAACCGTTGCTTATTTGAATACGTTGTCCAATGAAAAAGCAGCATCCATTAAACGGTTATTAAAAATGGTATTCGGCGATAAGACCGAAAAGAAGAAAACGTCGAATCCGCAGAACCGGCCGAAACGAAAAAAGAAGAAAAAAGGTCACGGCAAAAATGGTGCAAACGCCTATAAAGGTGCCAAGAAGATCAAGATCTGTCATCAAAGCCTTAAGTCAGGTAATGATTGCCCTGCCTGTGAAAAAGGTAAATTGTATGGTGAAAAACCACCTGCCAAGATCGTCCGGATAACAGGCGGTGCTCCCTTCCAGGCGACAGTATATGAACTGCAGAGATTGCGGTGTAACCTTTGTGGGCAGATTTTTACTGCCCAGGCGCCCGACAATGTGGGCAAAGAAAAATATGATGCCAAATCCGGTGCCATGCTGGCCCTTCTAAAATATGGCAGCGGAGTCCCTTTATACCGCTTGGGCAAACTTCAGGCTAGCCTGGGGATGCCGCTGCCCCCATCGACCCAATGGGAAATCATCGAAAGCGTAGCAGACAAGATTCATCCGGTATATACAGAGTTAGTCCGTCAGGCTGCACAAGGCAAGGTGTTGTACAATGACGACACGACAATGAAAATTTTATCCTTGATAAAAGAAACAGACAAGGCAGCCAAGCGAAAAGGGATGTTCACTTCCGGAATCCTGTCAGAATGTGACGTAGGAAAGATTGCCCTGTTTTTTACCGGCCACAATCATGCTGGAGAAAATTTATCCAGGGTTCTGAAAGAACGGGGATCCAGAGAAGATCGGCCAATACAGATGTGTGATGCTCTGTCCAGGAATCTGCCAAAAGGTTTTGAATCGATATTATGCAATTGTCTCGTGCATGGACGCCGTAACTTTGTCGACGTCATGGACGATTTCCCTGAGGAGTGTGACCATGTAATTGATACAGTGGCTAAAATTTATGAGCACGATCATAAGGTAAGGGAGCAAGGCCTGGACGATGCTCAACGCCTTCAATATCATCAAACCCACAGCGGTCCACTGATGCGGGCGCTTAAAGTATGGCTGGAAGACAAGTTTGAAAACAAAGAAGTAGAACCCAACTCCAGTCTGGGCAAGGCCATATCATATATGTTGAATCACTGGCAGGAATTGACCCGTTTCCTGGAGATCCCTGGAGCACCGCTGGATAATAATCTTTGCGAACAATTGCTGAAAAAGTCGATTCTGCACCGAAAAAATTCATTATTTTATAAAACCGAACACGGTGCCTATATTGGCGACCTGTTCATGAGCCTGATACATACCTGCAACCTGCAAAATATAAATCCCTTTGAATACCTGACCGCACTACAGAAGCACTCTTCCGAGATCTTCCAAAACCCTTCTGACTGGTTGCCGTGGTCATTTGAAAACACAATCGCTAAAAAATCAGGGGAAACAGCTGATAATCTGTAA
- a CDS encoding AAA family ATPase, which produces MNVILIFLIYTGLPKGHGTLLHAMFADLKTNKTDTIPTKIEVQERELIQLIKRRKKPVALFIDEAHDLHHGTLGGLKRIQELVQEADALLSIVMVGHPRLSIDLNKPKMEEIGGRTTVMQLDGILGYEKEYVAWLLGQCLDSEMNSYEVFSEDAINFIGEKFSTPLQINHYGWNALVKAYQIGQKPVDVDILQEIISEDLDSIEANMKRSGYGLKEICEAVDARPAEIRSFFKNRLEQTRTKEIQDEILKLGIAGT; this is translated from the coding sequence TTGAATGTTATCTTAATTTTTTTGATTTACACAGGCTTGCCGAAAGGACACGGAACACTTCTTCATGCCATGTTTGCCGATTTGAAAACCAATAAGACAGACACGATCCCCACAAAAATCGAAGTCCAAGAACGGGAACTGATACAGCTTATCAAACGACGAAAGAAGCCCGTAGCCTTGTTTATTGATGAGGCTCATGATCTTCATCATGGGACATTGGGTGGTTTAAAGCGAATACAGGAATTGGTCCAAGAGGCAGATGCTCTTCTTTCTATTGTGATGGTGGGACATCCCAGGTTGAGTATTGATCTCAATAAACCCAAAATGGAAGAAATCGGTGGTAGAACCACAGTCATGCAATTGGATGGAATCCTGGGATATGAAAAAGAATATGTTGCTTGGCTTTTAGGTCAATGCCTTGATTCTGAGATGAACAGTTATGAAGTCTTTTCTGAAGACGCAATTAATTTTATAGGCGAAAAGTTTTCCACACCGCTGCAAATTAATCATTATGGTTGGAATGCTTTGGTGAAAGCCTATCAGATAGGACAAAAGCCAGTTGATGTTGATATTCTTCAAGAAATTATTTCAGAGGATCTTGATAGCATTGAAGCAAATATGAAACGGTCAGGCTATGGGCTGAAGGAGATTTGCGAAGCCGTTGATGCCCGTCCTGCTGAAATAAGATCGTTTTTTAAAAATCGTTTGGAACAAACGAGGACAAAAGAGATTCAGGATGAAATTTTGAAGCTTGGGATAGCTGGAACATAA
- a CDS encoding AraC family transcriptional regulator, producing the protein MHTELHHPIQIQKTVVEPIVGLGFCLAGKFGAYFMPSKPGLKIRAGQSGLFTFPKDVEITEHLPVDHMLRIYLMLEGDLLSSFTQGDEDNFSPVIKSLEKKRPNRVVHATTALMRAVLYQILHCPYCGKAKHLYLESKAMELLSHKLAQLHPSFNCPGNELTRSDYDRIIHAAEVLVDNLDNPPNTKELARSVGLSGSKLNRCFRSVYGASPFEYLRNHRLQTAMQLLQSGEINVTEAALSVGYANLSYFSKAFKTMFGAPPGEFLHNSTPN; encoded by the coding sequence ATGCACACGGAATTACATCATCCCATACAGATACAAAAAACGGTTGTAGAACCTATTGTGGGTTTGGGTTTTTGCCTGGCCGGAAAATTTGGTGCCTATTTCATGCCTTCAAAGCCCGGGTTAAAGATCCGGGCCGGACAAAGCGGGCTTTTTACTTTTCCCAAGGACGTAGAGATTACAGAACATTTACCAGTCGACCACATGCTCAGAATATACCTGATGCTTGAAGGAGACCTTTTATCATCTTTTACCCAAGGAGATGAAGACAATTTCTCGCCGGTAATCAAAAGCCTGGAGAAAAAGCGGCCCAACCGCGTGGTCCATGCCACCACAGCCTTGATGCGTGCCGTCCTGTATCAAATTCTCCATTGCCCCTACTGCGGCAAAGCCAAACATCTCTACCTTGAAAGCAAGGCCATGGAATTGCTTTCCCACAAATTGGCACAGCTTCACCCGTCCTTTAATTGTCCTGGAAACGAATTAACACGTTCTGATTATGACCGGATCATACATGCTGCCGAAGTGCTTGTGGACAACCTGGATAATCCGCCGAATACAAAAGAACTGGCCCGATCCGTCGGCTTGAGCGGCAGTAAGTTAAACCGATGTTTTCGCAGTGTTTACGGTGCCTCCCCCTTTGAATATCTGCGCAACCATCGCCTGCAAACCGCCATGCAGCTTCTTCAAAGTGGTGAAATCAATGTGACGGAAGCTGCACTGAGTGTCGGTTACGCCAACCTCAGTTATTTTTCCAAAGCCTTTAAAACCATGTTCGGGGCGCCCCCGGGAGAGTTTTTGCACAATTCCACGCCCAACTAG
- a CDS encoding TonB-dependent receptor yields the protein MCCFVSAMGYAEEKDAEVLETITVTAQKTEENVQEVPVAISVFDDVALEDRMVETLDDIAKYTPGLTIINYGAAVKYAPSIRGLYADYTTGTSTAGLFIDGVPVTNGLGFDETLMDIERIEVLKGPQGTLYGKNTEVGAVNVITKKPTNETRARITGELGEDNKRSLTAHISGAIVKDKLYLGISGKHYEKDGFVENTTTGEPVDDREHNYGKIYLRMTPTDNLEASLISSYIKYDNGGSTSGSPKAENRTVSNDLDTFNKSSVWSNSLNISYALNESLTFTSITAYRYFNEYLANDFDYTSDPSQKFHIFADSTYETLSQELRTNYEVNRINLVSGIYLESSETKYDKDRDTASSYVDGSGESNTDSIGIFSHLTYKITDRLSALAGLRYDKVKLEDKDASQSIDCSENELSPKVGLTYDLLDNVMTYVTVAKGYRSGGFNYLEGYPETYAPEILYSYEIGAKGILANGKLSWDVAFYYMDITDMQVNVYVDAENMYETNAAEATSMGVEASLTYQITRGLNLFAGFSYNKTEFDEYNDGFTDYSGNKTTFSPDYNYTLGMKYRAEQGYYASADLSGYGDMYLDLDNEYKKPAYELVNAKIGYETEKYDIYLYARNLFDRNYDSEGQYYNYYSQPREIGMSVTYRL from the coding sequence GTGTGTTGCTTTGTATCTGCCATGGGTTATGCAGAAGAAAAGGATGCTGAAGTGCTGGAAACCATAACGGTTACAGCCCAGAAAACGGAAGAAAACGTTCAGGAGGTACCGGTTGCCATCAGTGTATTTGATGACGTTGCGCTTGAAGACAGGATGGTGGAAACCCTGGATGATATTGCCAAATACACGCCCGGCTTAACCATTATTAATTATGGGGCGGCAGTAAAATATGCCCCTTCCATTCGTGGATTGTATGCGGATTACACTACGGGGACCTCCACGGCCGGACTGTTCATTGACGGCGTACCGGTAACAAATGGATTGGGTTTTGATGAAACTCTGATGGATATTGAACGTATAGAGGTGCTCAAAGGCCCCCAGGGCACGCTCTATGGGAAGAACACCGAAGTTGGGGCGGTGAATGTTATCACCAAAAAACCGACTAATGAAACAAGGGCACGCATTACCGGTGAACTTGGAGAAGATAACAAACGCAGCCTGACTGCACACATAAGCGGTGCGATCGTAAAAGACAAACTTTATTTGGGCATCTCCGGTAAACATTATGAAAAGGATGGCTTTGTCGAAAACACAACAACCGGTGAACCCGTTGATGACAGAGAACATAATTATGGAAAGATTTATTTACGGATGACACCAACCGACAACCTGGAAGCTTCCCTGATCTCTTCCTACATCAAATACGATAACGGAGGCAGCACCTCAGGATCACCAAAAGCTGAGAACCGAACGGTCAGCAACGATCTGGATACGTTTAACAAGTCCTCTGTGTGGTCGAATTCGTTAAATATCAGCTATGCATTGAATGAAAGCCTTACCTTTACCTCCATTACCGCCTATAGATATTTTAATGAGTATCTTGCCAATGATTTTGATTACACAAGTGACCCAAGTCAAAAATTTCATATCTTTGCCGATTCCACGTATGAAACCCTTTCCCAGGAATTGAGAACAAATTACGAAGTTAACCGGATCAATCTGGTCTCAGGAATCTATTTGGAATCAAGTGAGACCAAGTATGATAAAGACAGAGACACGGCCTCGAGCTATGTAGATGGGAGTGGAGAGTCCAACACCGACTCCATCGGTATTTTTTCCCATTTGACCTATAAGATCACCGATAGACTGTCTGCTCTGGCCGGTCTCAGATATGACAAGGTGAAGTTGGAAGATAAGGATGCAAGCCAAAGTATTGATTGTAGTGAAAATGAACTTTCACCAAAGGTAGGATTAACCTATGACCTGCTGGACAATGTCATGACCTATGTGACCGTTGCCAAAGGCTACCGTTCCGGAGGATTTAATTACCTTGAGGGATATCCCGAGACATATGCCCCTGAAATTTTATATTCCTATGAGATTGGGGCCAAGGGCATTTTGGCAAACGGCAAATTGTCCTGGGATGTGGCGTTCTATTACATGGATATCACGGATATGCAGGTGAATGTGTATGTTGATGCTGAAAATATGTATGAGACCAACGCTGCCGAAGCGACATCCATGGGGGTGGAGGCCTCGCTGACATACCAGATAACCCGGGGCCTTAACCTGTTTGCCGGTTTTTCGTATAATAAGACGGAATTCGATGAATACAACGACGGATTCACTGATTACAGCGGGAACAAAACAACCTTTTCACCGGACTATAATTATACCCTGGGGATGAAATACCGTGCTGAGCAAGGGTATTATGCAAGTGCGGATCTAAGCGGATACGGGGATATGTATCTGGATCTTGACAATGAGTATAAAAAACCGGCCTATGAACTGGTCAATGCAAAGATCGGTTATGAAACAGAAAAATATGATATCTATCTGTATGCCAGGAACTTGTTTGACCGCAATTATGATAGTGAGGGCCAATATTACAATTATTATTCCCAGCCCAGGGAAATAGGGATGAGCGTTACGTATCGTCTTTGA
- a CDS encoding outer membrane lipoprotein-sorting protein: MLNQPGKKYDFIPLIYFLSIFILLLSPLVKDKAVAATLTGRDIMVMVDEAPDGDDRTSTIEMVLINRRNKKRVRMMSSFGKDYGKDTKKLMGFKKPMDIKGTSFLSWEYDDPSRDDDKWLYMPALRKVRRISGASTNDYFMGSDFTYDDMGDRNVDEDDHTLIGEEAVNGHDCWKIKSIPREDDSLYDEKIIWVRKDAHKTIKAEYYDAQGLIKTYTVEDLREYQGFWTVFKMKMENHREQHTTLMTLSNLEYNTGVDDGFFSVNTISRGHLR, from the coding sequence ATGTTAAACCAGCCGGGGAAAAAATATGATTTCATTCCTCTAATCTATTTTCTTTCTATTTTTATTCTTCTTTTAAGCCCCCTTGTTAAAGACAAGGCCGTCGCGGCCACCCTGACGGGCCGGGATATTATGGTCATGGTGGATGAGGCCCCGGACGGGGATGACAGAACATCCACCATTGAGATGGTGTTAATTAACCGCCGGAACAAAAAACGGGTCCGGATGATGTCATCCTTTGGCAAAGATTACGGTAAGGACACCAAAAAGCTGATGGGCTTCAAAAAGCCCATGGATATCAAGGGAACATCCTTTTTGTCCTGGGAGTACGATGACCCGTCCAGGGACGATGACAAATGGCTCTACATGCCGGCCCTGCGAAAAGTCAGGCGTATTTCAGGGGCATCCACCAACGACTACTTCATGGGATCGGATTTCACCTATGACGATATGGGGGACCGGAATGTGGACGAGGACGACCACACCCTTATCGGGGAAGAGGCTGTGAACGGCCATGACTGCTGGAAGATCAAATCCATCCCCAGGGAAGATGACTCACTTTATGACGAAAAAATTATCTGGGTCCGCAAAGACGCCCATAAAACGATTAAGGCCGAATATTACGATGCCCAAGGGTTGATCAAGACCTATACAGTGGAAGATCTGCGCGAGTACCAGGGATTTTGGACCGTGTTTAAGATGAAGATGGAGAATCACCGGGAACAGCATACCACCCTGATGACCCTGTCCAATCTTGAGTACAATACCGGTGTGGACGACGGATTTTTTAGCGTCAACACCATATCCAGGGGACATCTGCGGTGA